One Arachis hypogaea cultivar Tifrunner chromosome 2, arahy.Tifrunner.gnm2.J5K5, whole genome shotgun sequence genomic window, tcAAATAAACTTTGATAACTCTCCTGTGCTGTTTTCCTCAAGcccacctccatgttgcattgggcttgcaacttactctccttctcccggaggctatctctctcctccctcagcttggcgacttcctccttcaactccctctcatgctcttgatatataagaagccttccttccagctcTTCAACTTTCGAGGTTAAACCCAAAGAGTtaagaggagtcttctcaaaaatatctaaGAGTTTACCACAAACACCCGCCGCCCTGAGACTCTCCTCAGCCAGAGTGGTAAGGTGGTTCcaaacagaaacatcatccatacttatacgaGTATGGGGGTAGATAtactttcggacgaatgcaagagcatccgctttaacctcaccttcaaaagaagagctagactctaaagttttgcgcttcttcttctctagcTCAGGAGGAGGTCGGGCGGAGAGGAGCGGCTTAGAtgaagctgaagaagaaatcacaatgggctgaGAAGGAGTCCTCGTATTccggagaggaggaggaggaggagagataatcGCCTTGGTACCACCAGTTCTGGCTCGAGACCTTGCCTtggcctcctggactctctggtaagattcctgagtgttcttcttcgccatctctgCAAAAACAAGTAAGTAACTAAAAGTCAAACAAGTCGGTACAAGAAATCACGAGTCGGAAGCAAATTAGAAAAACAAAAGCTACCTAGTTGCGTCTGGATAAAAGTCGGAGACCCCTGGAGGAATTTTTTAGTGTCCAGATacggggccctcccccacacttctcggaagaACCCCACAACGGCCGCCTCCACTTCGTCTAGGTcgtccagaccatatttctcacaggggGAGGCCTTCAACCAATACAGGGGAAAGCGAGGAGAAGAACTCTCGTccaagaaaaaggggtggtgaccctctacagcttgaactttgaaaaaataatttttaaagtcatggaaggattcgtcaaaaagggtgaaaactctCCAACCTTGTATGGCCCGGAAAGACACCCACTATTGCTTATTATTTAGCCCACTAAAGGAtttggtcatatgaaaaagatagaaaaaaatcttCAGAGAGGTCGGGAACTCCAAAGCTTGgctgataaattgataaattttcaaaaaaccccaagagttagGGTGAAGCTGAGTAGAGGCAACTCGGCAGTGACGCAACACAGAcatctcaaaatttgaaaaaggaagaaaaacacccaaacgggtgatcatacactcatacataaagaaaaaatgaggggccgcttCATTGGCCCTCCCAAAGCAAACCCAGTCTTCTAGGCCCGGGACTACCAACTCATACTTCGGCTCATCCacctcagaagtacaaattctgtggcgAGTACGAAGGTGGGTGATAAATTCAGTATCGACCGAAGGTTCCTCCCCTAAGACTGTAACATCAACCCACTGGGAAAGGATATCTACGGAAgacatttcttttcttaaaaggtGACAAAAACCtacaagggaaaaagaaaagaaaaataaaaaaaagcacggtctctaaagggagggAATACGGAACCAAACAGAAATCTACAAACCAACCTATCTATTTACAAAATAAAGGCATGCAAATAGAAAGCATGTTACAGAAGAGGAAAAAGCTAACCTTTATCTGAAAATCAGGATTGGGGGAAGTAAAGGCCTTCGAACACAAGAATGCAGCACGAAcaaatgaagaagaaatttgaaaatcgcagaaacgaagcaacgaaagagagagaaagtatttataaacatgctaggggcacaatggtaaaagcggggcagtcattaatgagaatgcaccgttaccaagaccatcaatccctacgcacatccctaacggacgcgacgtttgattagacgtaattgtcagaaccaaaaggtcacgaaGAGTCACGTCAGTTTCAgaccatcacgtcggtcctccaacaagtcggctacgaccccgagtagaatactcgaacccaaatcttgaaaagaaaattgggctcgagtaggggcactgttcataccctggcccaatagtaaaggcccaggtccaaacaaAAGGCCTAATCCCACGGATTGAGCCTCACCCGGCACCGACCTTCGTCTTACGAAGTCGGCACTCACCACGACCTGTTCTAAAGAAGTCAggaacgagggttagctggcagataagcactcattcagatgggtaactgcccctaaaatctctctaaccacttccagtatccatatcttaacctccccaagataaagggacggttaacaccctaaaaaagtcgcactactccaacggtggttattggttcaccactataaatacattgacattcctcaggtatctctaagtcccaatactctctaaacctgcctaaccccatgctgacttaggcatcggagtgtctttgcaggtaccaccccccattctttcacatacACAACTCGGAGGCGGCTCCCAAACAtaaaccaagtcggagaccacactcctctaacgcttgggcctcacaaacaagcccaaccaccatccggttctaggtaagccccggaACAATAACAAAGTAGAATAATAAACAATGAAcaagaattataataataaattttacaatgTCAAAcccaaaaaatattctataatttttttagtcttagtattcttttatttagtattatattGGAccgtaaaattttattacttatgatttcattattatatatgattagttttttatttactttatcatttttaataagattaataattcatattataacagaattgtaataacaaatttaataaaaaaatcaaaatataaaaaaatactaaaatctgaacaaaatttaaaatatttgaaatgacttgaaacaaatttaaaaattattttagaaaaaatcaataaTGATCATCAAAGGTTAACGCACGTTGAAGTGAACGCAGAAGCAACAATTTTTTGCTTCCAGTAAATGCGCTTTTAGGCTGCAAAAATCACTTCTGGGGTTAGAGGAAAAAGGTTGCCAAACATCAAAAAGCAACGTTCAGAGAACTTCAACGCACTTTTATCCTCTTCAACgcgtttgccaaacacaccctaagtAGTTGAAGAAATGAAAAATCATaatgttttacatttttttaaaatgtatttaaAGAGGGTTATTCAAGTACAATTTTTCAACTAAATTCTACATTTTTATAGCTTTTAATATGGTTGATGATCAACTATGTGACCTATATCTTGCTGATTAATAATGTGAGATATATCAATATGAAATATATCAGCGATGtagatttaatataaatttatttcatttttactcATTAATATTCTATGCCTGTTAAGAGTTTTAGTAGTGTACTATAACCTTTCTTTAGTTAATTTATAAAGATAATAAACTACCTCTGGCTTAAGACATGTCTCTggataacttttaaaattttaattttagttttcaacCTTTTGCTTAGTAatgctttaattttaataatttttaaactctAGTAATATAGCATATTTATggttcttttatttaatttttatataataaaaaaaaaaaagctaagttTTAATTAATTTCATATGTAGTTATGCATGACTCTATATAAACATATcctgtaagtttttttttttttttactctcaaACCTTAATTTGAGAGCTAATGATGATGTAAGTGATTTGCGAATTTTGCAACATGTCAAAAGTATTCATGTTCCAACAAAATAGAAGTGATTATGGAAGCTTCATATTTTTTTTCCCGTGTTTTTAGTATATCTTCCTATAATTTATCTATCAATTTATGTAGGTGAGGTTATTAACAAGAGATATAGATGCATTCAATACAAGAAAAATAAGGTcacttaaagaaaaaaaagtgctTAAGGTGCATGTTGTCAAAGGATGCAATAAAGTTAGAAAAttgtgtttgaactttgaaggtTTAACTGATGAAGTGGTAGGATGAAATTACAATTTAGAAATGGACCATGACCTTATCCAAGTAATGGAGAGGTACATACACATGCTTGAAATGGATGATAGCAAATTTTTCCATTTCTATATTACTATATATAACCCCGTAAATGATACAAGAAGGAGGCTTCAGTAGGTTGTTTATGACGATGAGGTGAAACTGAAATCACTTATAAAACTTTGTATCCTGTGACATAATGCATTCAGAAACGACAAATTTTTACTTAACAAAAGAGTAGGAACTTGTTGTTAGTCATTTTTACTAAGATTTTCCATTAATATCTAGATCTAAGTTGCGGTGTTGTGTAATGTCAACTTGgtgttgctattttttttttatattttggtttGCCTTTATTTTGTGCACTACTTTTGGAGCTTGGCGTCTTTAATATAGAAGTACTTAGTACAATCGCACTACAACATTCAATTAGTCTTTTGTTTGTACgttctttttaaaattcaatctttaTCTATATAATGTGCCGTTACGATCTgttgaaatcaattaaaaaaaaacacgATGTAGGTaacatagaattttaataatCTATTTTCAAATGCAAAGATATCACATTacatttttatacaaaatcaaatGCTTAATATTAAAAAGAATATTAACTAACCTCCATGACTTAACTATAACATTTTTCATTCATATTTATATACCAATAAATTATACCAATAAATGTCAAATATTCATGAGTAATAGTTATAGTGTACTAAAAAGAAAGTCTAAACATTTAAAGGAGTTAAGTCTTAAAGTGGCCCTGAAGTTATATTCAAGACTCAAAGTAGTCCTTAAAGTTAATAATTACCCATTTTTGTTCCTGAAGTTGTATTTTGCGATCCAGAATCGTCCTTCAAGCACATTCCGTCCATTTGGCGCCACTGAAAAGCTGATTTAGATTCCTCTGTGACATGCTGGATACGTAACGACTAGCTGATGTGAATTAGTAAATATTTTTAGTGCAATTTGGTccctaaattaaaattaaaaatcctaatcccCAAATTTAAAAATCACTATCTCTCTGCATTaccccctctcttctcttctctttaatAAATCTTGCATTCATGTATAGTTTCTGATTGTCTTCTTGTTTATTAGGGACTCAACAAGTCACTCATAGAAAACAGCGCAATAACACTAGGGAGGCTTGCATGGGTCTGTCCATAACTTGTATCTCCGCATATGGAGCATTTTCATGCAACCTTGGTGCACTGCTCTGTCAATGTAAGTCATTGAAATTCTGTTGCCCATGACTTAGCTTGCATCCATGATCCCCCTAACAaatatcttttgttttttctttgtgtGCTATAACTTTAACTGACAAAGGTGTAATCACTATATAGAGAATATAGATGATATGGTTATATTTCTTTCTTGAGCTAGGCATTTAGCTTTATTTGTTTGTCTTAAGATCTGATATTGAATTATTGATGCTTTAGAAACTGGTAAATGGTAGCACCTTGGTCCTTTGTTGATATATAGTTTCTTGGTATATAGAGCGCACAACATTTAAAAGAGAGTAAAAGTGTGTCTAAAGAATATCTTTATTTTAGGAATTGGTTTGTTGCAGGATATGGGATGATGTTGAGAAAGAAGACGCTTTTAGAGGCCTATGTGCTATGGTATGTTCCTCCTATTTGCGTGTAGACTGCAAAAGTTAATATTTGAGCCCTCTGTTTGTTTTCAGGTCAAAGCTAATCCTTCTGGAGCTCtgagtttttcagggtttttgaGTGTGTATAATAAAACTATTTCTTTCTATAGGAAATAAGAAGTGAAGATTTACACAGTGAAGTCTGCCAGGTTTTGCATGGATATAAACAGGTTAGTGTTGTGTATCTGAAAAGAACCCACCCATCTGCTTAGGAATAAATTCATCGAAGCTGCAatttttattttgtcaaaaatGAAGATATAAATTTATAGAGTAGCACTTTTCACCATCTTGGTAGAGTTCTTTGCCATCTTATATGCTATAGATGCTGCGTAACGGAGCATGGGACCAGTGTATGTCTGCTTTGGAGCTTTCGAAATATCAAGTATAATTTACGTCTGCATTGACATTGTCGAGCTATATATTGCTGTCATGAATCATGTTAAGCAGGAGCTTATTCTCAGTACAATTCGTTTGAGGTTTGATGATTATATGCCATTTCGAAGGCCTTGAAGACCTCATTGGATGGTGTTTTCCATGGGAAATGTTTCAACCTTTTGGAAATGCTTGATTCTTTCTTGTCTTTATTGTTAAAAGCCTTAATTAAAAGGCTAGGATTTTTACTAGACCCTTGTGTTCGTCGTCAcagtttttcaaatattttaattagtttgagTGTGCCTTTGTTATACAGTTTTGTACCACCAAAGAGAGGAGGGAGATGGGGGGTTATTATGTGATCTGGCTACAGTAGTTTTCAACGTCTTTAGTTATTACATTGCACTAAAAAAGTTTACTAATCCACGTCAGCTTTTCGGTAGCGTCAAGTGGATGAAATGTACCTGAAAAATAATTATGGGTCTTAGAATGCAATTTCAAGACAAAAATacgtaattattaattttagagaCTACTTTGAGTCTCAAGTATAATTTCAGGAACcactttaaaatttaactcaTTTCAGAGTATAATGTAGTTTATCCAATTTATAATTAGAATTGCCAACTCATCACTTTTTTATTAATAGTACACAATTTTTTATATCATCTCCTTAAATTCATATACATTTCACTTAATTTAATAGAAATACAAATTTTAGTAATATATTAAATTCTTTCTAAATTTAATGATGTACTTCAACaatttatataactttttaaGTATTAATACTTTTCGCAATATATCTTACATATAAGTAACTATacagataaacaaataaatagtcCATCACTTTAAAGAGTAGTTACAACGGTCAAACACTACTACTACTTGCGCGGGCTTCTGCTAGTCCTCATTTAATAGTTCAAAGGAAAAAACTTTTGATTGGaagaaaaaagttataaaaggaaTTAAAATTTTGCTTTATTGGTTCTGTTAATACCAAGAATAAATGTATAGTATTGACATATCAGTGTGATGTCAGGAGAAATCGATATTAACTATCTGACTTGATTCAATCAATAATCTTTAGAGGCAGCGACggatccaaaaatttttaataacgggggcaaaatttatataacattataataatttttataataaaaatgatatatgtatataaaaaattaaatattaaattatctattaaccattatatatatgtgtataaatatatgtattatttaacttatttttaatgtgtattttatattttaatatatattttatataaataattattttttatatacatataacatgattattattatgattatattttattattgtaaaatatgattagccttcaaaatatctaatatataaattacaatactaaaatagtaatttaaataataatatataatttaaaattctattgttttaggttttctattttaaaaaattaaataatttttctcttaacactatcatcaaaatttttctccttttatatatattactaaataattatatagaaatccacttcccaacacaattagaagtcgactcttattgatatttatagttaaaaaagttctttcaattaatacagttgctatgtaaaaattaaagctaatttaaaaagaaaataaataatattcttttgagttgatttttaaaaaggAACAATACTAATTTcgtttaaatttgagaattaatcattctaacgaatttctaatataaaatttttaaattgacgattaagtaccaaaagttgaataaaaaattattgtggggtcaagTTTAATAATCTAAcggggcaaataaatattattatcatatattacTTAACAAAATTTCAAATCGTAGTGGGACGCCTGCCCCCACACCATTGTACATAGAACCGTCCCTGTTTAGAGGGCTCAATTGtatgttaatataatttttttccacGCTAGATAAATAGAAATATGTAGATGACCTATGGATACAACTTAACCAAGCAAATGATAGAATAGCATGAAATATGTCCAAATATGTCAAAAATGCATGAAGTTTCACTTTTCGGCAGTGgcatatggaaaagaaaaattacttcAACCGGTTATATCACCATTTAAACTTTGGGAAATATGGTATGGATGTAAAATCTGATAAAAAAAACTCGTcttgtcattttttatttttgatattgaaaagAAGATGATGTTTTACAATATTATTGGAGAATAATGTGTTTAACCAGTGAAGAACACAAATTAGACTGTTAAATTTATCACTTAAAAcataattttcatatttgtgtattttaaatttttaaaatttttaatgtacAAATCTGACCTCAATACTTCACTCAAATTTAACTCtcagattttattatttttctctcttcagattttattatttttctctcttcttaacAAATTTGACACTCAAATTTCTCTAAAAATTTAAAGTAGCTAAATCGGAGCTTCCAATttactttttctaatttttaaaaaaattatattgatagaaAATACACCCACCATTTCATAATGCTGCATAACACATCAATGGCCTcagttaccaaaaaaaaaatgtattttaacACTATATGGTAAATCAAATCAGAAAAGTGGATATTTTGACACATTGGTATGAATAAATCTTGTATTTATGGGATCTCACTGAGCGAGTTACTAACTTACTACTGCCCCTAAGAGATAATAATGCCAAGATTTTCTTTTGGGATAAAATACATGTGCCAAACAAATTAAttgaagataaataaataaatggtgAGTTTTATGGGAGCAATGTTAAGGGGTTGACAATTTTTGTGATTGatagccatcaaatagtcatcaatgataatttaatggtgtgaaattgatgtaagatttcatctaatggctcacctttttctgctggttacatgctgaccaaaattcaaaattcaataaaattactgACCCCTAGATTTTTCTAATTCTATGATGCCTTTGTTATGGTTCCTAAATTgtctaacttttttttaaaataaaaaataaaatgtttaaaataaaaattaaattatgtaaaatttattaaaatattatttatttatcttttttaataactTAAGTATAAAATGATAAGTACCATAACATTaacctaaataaataaatacagaaTGCTAAAATGATAACAACCAACACGGAATAACaagaaatattaatatattaatattaatgccAAATAGggccctcaaatttgaattcataGATTGGGTAGGATTCAGGCTAGCTGTGACTGCAAGGCAGGCCATGTAAATGTTTGAGTCGAGCTCGAATGGACACAAATCAGGCTCTGGAAGTTCCAATAAATTAGGAAATCGAATCTCACAAAAATATGTTGTCTGTGTTTATATACAATAAAACAACAATCTGATAGGTACTGCCGTACTGGCACTACATATGTACAATTTTCCAAACAGCATACCAGCAAACTATTCATTAGTACTTTCCTGATTCTCGCCCAAGAATCTAGCCACAATGGTTTCAACATCCTCCAATGCAACCCCAACGAAAAGAGGGTTAGCTGGAACCTTAACTGAATCATTGAGCCCCTCAGCTATTTTATCCGCAGTAGAGTTCTGTATCCTCACATTAGGTGCACTCTTGCACTTCCCCATGCACTTGCATccaacaacagcagcagcagcaccAACCACTCTCtcaaattcttgcaacaataCAATAGATCCTGATTTCTTGCACTTGTTTCCCATGCATACCtcaatcctcttctgaggaaTAGATTCAGTGATAATAACCGCAGTACTCTCATTCTTAAGGCTACCATTAGTGCTTCCAACTGATATGTCATTGTTTCTAGAGAATAATTCCATGGCCTTATGATGATGGTCATTAGCACTAACATCCTCAGGCAACAAGGGAGGTGTATATATCATGGTTTCTGCCTTTGGTGGAGAATCTGCGACCGCAACACCAACCTTAATGTTCTTCTTCATGTCAACCACCTCATTGTTACATTCACTCtcacttgattcagattcagATGATGACGATGACGATGACGATGAGCAATCAGGGTTGGTGTTCATCTTAGAGGCTTTGAGTTTTGCCTCCTTCTCttgcttcctttttctcttcaatTCCTTTTCCTCTGCCCTTACTTGCTCTAGCTGCTTCATCAAAACCTCAGCAGCATCCTGTGTAAAAACAGAACAATAATTAAATTTACCATtgagtaaaaacttgagactctGTTAATCACTTAAAGGCCAACAACAATAACATGCACTTATCACTTAAATTCACCAAATAATCAATGGAATCGCATGTTCAAATGCATTGTTCTAAACCTGTTAAATTTGATTTCAACCCTATGAAGTAAATTTCAGTCCAAACATAAAGCAACAAGATGTAAAAATAATTAAGTTACCGAAGTTAGGTTTCCTTGAAGATCATCGAAAAGGACACGTTTCTTCAGCatcttgagcttcttcttggTGCTCAACACAGCGGttcccttctccttctcct contains:
- the LOC112737407 gene encoding diacylglycerol O-acyltransferase 3-1, whose protein sequence is MEVSGTVLRNITCPSFSMHVSSRGGGGGCVSVPVRLRKKAVVRCCCGFSDSGHVRYYGDEKKKKEKEKGTAVLSTKKKLKMLKKRVLFDDLQGNLTSDAAEVLMKQLEQVRAEEKELKRKRKQEKEAKLKASKMNTNPDCSSSSSSSSSESESSESECNNEVVDMKKNIKVGVAVADSPPKAETMIYTPPLLPEDVSANDHHHKAMELFSRNNDISVGSTNGSLKNESTAVIITESIPQKRIEVCMGNKCKKSGSIVLLQEFERVVGAAAAVVGCKCMGKCKSAPNVRIQNSTADKIAEGLNDSVKVPANPLFVGVALEDVETIVARFLGENQESTNE